In a genomic window of Kwoniella newhampshirensis strain CBS 13917 chromosome 8, whole genome shotgun sequence:
- a CDS encoding dihydroorotase, homodimeric type, with protein sequence MSDEIILPAPADFHVHVRQGKMCELVTAQVAKGGVRTAYVMPNLVPPLTSTQAVLAYKAELERIDPSVEWLMTLYLHPDVTPDEIRRAAKAGIRGVKSYPRGVTTNSNSGIEDYGVYYPVFKAMEEEGMVLNLHGEVPSDAEKNISILNAEVHFLAHLEKLAKDFPKLSIVLEHATTSSAISTVTSLPSNVACSITAHHLHLTIDEVAPQPHHYCKPLAKEPKDRKALQEAVSSGNPKFFLGSDSAPHPLSSKSPGIMAEDGHVSACAAGVYTSPILIPLVATLLESFGALDKLESFVSGNGRRFYGIPPKDGQQLRLRRTKGDDGLVKGTFKGDGVEVMPFWAGKKLGWEIVE encoded by the exons ATGTCAGACGAAATCATCCTCCCCGCACCTGCAGA CTTCCACGTCCATGTTCGACAAGGGAAGATGTGCGAGCTGGTGACGGCTCAAGTCGCCAAAGGAGGTGTGAGGACAGCATACGTCATG CCCAACCTTGTCCCGCCGCTCACTTCCACCCAGGCTGTGCTGGCATACAAAGCCGAGCTGGAACGCATTGACCCCTCGGTCGAGTGGCTCATGACACTGTATTTACATCCGGACGTCACGCCTGATGAGATTAGGAGAGCTGCAAAGGCGGGGatcagag GGGTCAAGTCGTATCCTCGAGGTGTGACCACCAACTCCAACTCCGGTATCGAGGATTACGGTGTCTACTATCCCGTCTTCAAGGCtatggaggaggaggggatggTCCTGAATCTCCATGGAGAGGTGCCGAGCGATgctgagaag aacatctccatcctcaacGCCGAAGTACATTTCCTCGCACATCTCGAGAAACTCGCCAAAGACTTCCCCAAACTCAGCATCGTCCTCGAACACGCCACGACCTCTTCTGCCATCTCGACCGTCACTTCCCTCCCATCCAACGTGGCATGTTCCATCACCGcccaccatctccacctgaccatcgacgaggtcgcgcctcaacctcatcatTATTGCAAACCTCTGGCGAAAGAGCCTAAAGATAGGAAAGCCCTCCAGGAAGCGGTATCCAGTGGAAACCCGAAATTCTTTTTGGGGAGCGATTCAGCCCCCCATCCATTGAGTAGCAAATCACCGGGGATCATGGCGGAAGACGGACACGTCTCTGCTTGTGCGGCGGGTGTTTACACAAGTCCCATCTTGATACCCCTCGTAGCCACCCTTCTGGAGAGTTTCGGCGCTCTGGACAAACTGGAAAGCTTCGTCAGTGGAAATGGGAGAAGGTTTTATGGCATTCCGCCGAAAGACGGTCAACAACTCAGGCTGAGAAGAACAAAGGGAGACGACGGCCTGGTCAAAGGCACATTCAAGGGAGACggggtggaggtgatgcCCTTTTGGGCAGGGAAGAAGTTGGGGTGGGAAATCGTCGAGTAA